DNA from Helcococcus ovis:
ATGCTGGTTTTTCACCTTGAGGAATAACTTTTTCCAACACCTTTTTGTCGTCTAATTCATGTATTGGATACTTAAACCAAATATTTACAGGATCAAATGACCTAAACTCTCTTAGAGTTCCTTCTATTCTCCACGCTGTTTTATGCCTTGCATCATCTTTAATTTTAAATATTTCTTTTTCGATTTCCTCAAGTTCAATCTTAGAATATATCTGTTCAGCGTGGTATCTCATTTTAGTTTCTAGTTTTTCGTCATTTGCGGTAATTTTGTTTGTGTAATACTCAAGGTTTCTTTGCTTAATTAATCTTGATAAGAACGATCCTGTAAGTCTTGATTCTTCAATATCTTTCATTTTTTCATCGTACTCTAACTGGATTACATCAAGTAATGCGTCAGGATCTCTAGCGAATACTCCTGAACCACTAGCCCTGTCCATTGACCTTTTACTCCCTTGACTACCTTTACTATGGTGATGGGCGTATATGACCGCACATCCCAGTTCTGTAGCCACCTTATCAAATTGGTTGGTGAAATTTGCCATCTCACTGGCTGAGTTCTCATCCCCTGTGATTACTTTATATATAGGATCTATCACTACAGCTATATAGTTTTTTTTCTGAGCTCTTCTAATAAGCTTTGGAGCTAATTTGTCCATTGGTACTGCCTTACCTCTTAAGTTCCAAATTTCAATGTTTTTAAGGTTATTAGGTTCATATCCTAAAGCCTTATAAACATCCTTAAATCTATGAAGTGCAGAGGCTTTATCAAGTTCTAAATTGACATACAATACTTTACCTTTAGCACAATCCCAACCTAGCCATTTCTTGCCTTCTGCAAGGGCTATTACAAGTTGAATCATCAAGTAAGACTTACCGGCTTTTGACGGTCCTGCAAGTAACATTTTATGCCCTTGTCTTAATACTCCATCAATAAGTGATGGAGATAATTCAGGCAAATTATTAAAAACCTCTTTAAGGCTTTCAGGCTCCGGTAAATCATCATTTACACCCTCAATCCACTCTTCCCAATCTTCAAAAGAAGATTTTCCAATATTTTTATCAATAATAAATTGTTTGCTGTCTCCTCTAATAATTCCAGGAAGTCTTGATAATCTAGATGGATTTCTGTTTTGTTTATCAATTCCAAATCCGTTTTTTTCGCATACTTTATAAAGATAATCAACTCTTTTTCTATACTCTTCATAAGTATTAGCATCTATCCTTACAATTGCATGAACGGATTTTCCTCCACTATAAACAAGAATTTTTATTGGAAGTTCTAGTTCTCTTAATATAGCTTCTTGCTTTCCAATATCTATATTGTCAGACTCTACAAGTGCATATCTAAAATCAGTAACATTTTCATTTTTAACTCCTTTACCATCTAAAGGATTAAATCTAACCCAAGCTCCAGCTATTTTGTTGTATGTTCCTATGACACTTTCTATATCATTATATTTATTTAGTTCTTCTAAAATTTGACCTGCAGTTTTTGAATATACTCCTTTTGTTGGAAGTAACTTTCCGTCATAATCATAAGTTTCTGTCACATATCCTACATAATCGGTTGCTTCAAACAAAGTTTCAATATATGTTTTAATTTCTTTAACAGGATTAAATTCATCATTACTTGGGATTTTAAGTTCTTTTTCCTCCAAATAGTTATAATCAACTACAACAAGTTCATCAGATATAGTATCAGTCCAATCGAGTGCAAAATCTTCTTTTTTATTTTGAAATTTATATCCTTGTTGTTTAGCATATTCAACTATTGTCCCACCTGTAACAGGTGATGAATTCCCATTAAAAGTGTTCCATTTAATGTAACACTCCCCAGGTTTATACCTTTCTGTATCTCTCTTACTCCACTCTTCCCAATCAAATGCTGAGTAGCCCTCATGTTGAAGTGCCATTCCTACATTTAACCACTCTTGATAATCAAGCATGGAGGGATCTACATTTTTTAAAAATCCCTTAAAATTTATCTTATTGTTGTTCATTTACCCCTCCAGGCATATATGTTTTAGGGTCAATCCCATTTGGTACAACCCAATTATTCATAGATATTCTTGAAATCATTTTACTTGCACTTTCAAAAGTCCATTTACCAACATGTAAAAATCCTTTATTTTCCAAAAATCTAATTTGTTTTGGAGTTGTTAACCCTTGTTCTCTTCTTTTCGACAATTTATCTAATATCATTGCAGCTTTACCTGCATTATCTATACTATCAGGAAGTATTCCTAATTTTTCTAAAGTATCGATTTGTTTTTTTGAAGCAGGAGCCATTTCCCACCCAAAATTAGGCACATAATTTTCTAAGTCAGAATCCATAATTGACATTTCAAATTGAATTGGATCAACAAGTTTTCTTTTTCTTTTTCTCATTTCTTTAAGTTGTTCAGCTAAAGCTTGCTCTCTTTCTTGGATAACTTCTTCTGCTGATTTTGATTCAAGTTCTTCAATATCAAACTCTTCGTTTGGATTTTCTTCAGTTTTTTCATCCATTTTTTTCTGAACTTTTTCATTTGTAGTAATTAAATGCGAAGGTCTACACAATTGATGCCTTTCTGTATGCCATAAAAAATCTAACAGCAATAAATGTTCTTTACCCGGATAAAGTCTTGTCCCACGACCTACCATTTGACTATATAAACTTCTAACTTTTGTAGGTCTAAGTACAACAACGCAGTCTACAGAAGGACAATCCCACCCCTCAGTAAGCAGCATTGAATTGCACAAAACATTGTATTTTCCTTTTTCAAAATCATTTAATATTTCTTCCCTATCCGGACTACTACCGTTTATTTCTACCGCATTAAATCCAACCTTGTTTAATAAATTAGTCATTTTAACAGATGTATCAATCAAAGGTAAAAAAACTACTATTTTTTTATCTTTAGCAACTTTCCACATTTCATTAGCAATTTGCTCTAAATACGGATCTAAAGCAGAACCTAAATCTGAAACTTTAAAATCCCCAGCTTGCCCTCTTACTTTTGATAAATCCAATTCTAAAGGTATTGTAAGAGCTTTTATCTTTGATAAATAACCATCTTTTATCGCTTTAGGAAGTGAATATTCATAAGCTAAACTTTCAAAAAATGCACCTAAATTTTTCATATCTCCTCTATCAGGTGTTGCTGTAACTCCTAATATTTTTGCACTTTTAAAATGATTTAACACTTTTTGATAGCTATCACTCATTACATGATGAGCTTCATCTATAATAATTGTTCCAAAATGATTTTTATCAAAATTTTTTAACCTTTTTTCTCTCATCAAAGTTTGTACAGAGCCTACAGTTACTCTAAAAAAAGAGCCTAAAGAAGTTTCTTCCGCCTTTTCTGTGGCAGTTACAAGTCCGGTTGTTTTTTTTAATTTATCACTTGCTTGTTCTAATAACTCTCCTCTGTGGGCTAAAATTAAAACTCTATCTCCTTTTTTTACTCTTTCTTCAATGATTTTTGAAAAAACAACAGTTTTTCCTGTACCTGTCGGAAGTACAAGGAGAGTTTTATCTCTCCCTTCTTCCCATTCTTTTAATACTTTTTCTTTAGCTTCTTCCTGATAAGGTCTAAGCTTTATTTCTGTCATTAAAATGTACCACCTGTCCAACTTTGACTAGCTTCCGGCTCTAAAAATCTATTAACCTCATTGTACTTTTGACCTTTATATTCTCTATGACTCAATGTCAATCTACCTGTGGCACCTTGTACTTTAGTCCAATTCATTTTTAGTGGTTCACCTTTTTTCTTAAGACCAATTGAAACAAAAAATTCTGAAAGTTTCCATTCTGATTTTGTGTTTAAGAATAAATTTGTTTTTAATCTCACTTGATCATTTACTATTAAATGAATTATTGCTTGTGGGCATGGAGCCATTTTTTCTGATCCATTAAAATAAGTTTTTTCAACTTGTTCTACTTTATAACTATAATCCCCTTCATCAAGCAAAATAAATTCACTTTCTTGACTAATTTCTTCATCCCAACTTAATGCTCTATCTTGTAATTCACTCATTTTTTATCCTCCTAAATATTATTTTCTTTTATAAATTTAATAATTTGTTCAAAAGCTCCTACTAATACTTGATTTACAAATTCATCAGGGTAATTGTTAATTCCTGTTCCCTCCGGGAAATATCCTCTTTTAGTAACTGCTTTTTCTACTTGTTCTACTGTTAATCCATTTGCTTGCATTAAATCTCGCAGTGATTTATTTTTTACATCTAATTTATTTTCAAACACATTTACTTGTCCTTTAAACAAATCATCTTTCACTTCATCAAATGGAATTTTTTGTCTTTCATCATCCTTTAATAAAGTAAATTCATTTTCTGAAATTTCTCTATTTTTTTCTTTAACCGGAAGCTCTTCATTTATTTTTTCTATAACTTTATCTTCTTTACTTCCAACCTCTACCTTAAACGCTTCATTTTCATTATTTACATAAAATTTTTCTTTTTTATCTTTATTAAAAATATGAGAAATCATTGAATAATCAAGCTCTAATTCATCAGATAAGCTATGACGATTTTTAGCATCATAAGCCGGATGATTAGTCGTAAACATTTTTCTTTCTTGACCTGTACCTTTTCTTTTAGTTGTCATTCCATCTTTTATAGTTGTAACTTCTGTTTTAAAGTTTAAGAATAAAAGCAAATCTGCCCATTCTTTTGTTAAAGAAGCTGTTTTTTTCTCAAGTTTTAATTCGTATTTATCATAAGATCCTAATTGGTCCGGACTATCTACTTTTCTTTGAGTAGAATGAGCAAGTAACACAACATTTATTCCACTATCTACCACTTCTGACAACTTATTTAATAAATCTTTTCCCCAAACATCAGCTAAGTGCTTGTATCCTGCACCATATCCGTAATCTTCAATATTTTTAACATATTGTCCATTTGAATTTGGTCTACTTGCCACAACATAAGGCTTACATAAATACTCTTCTAAAAAATCAAGCGTATCTATTACTAAAGTTTCACATGGTTTTTCTTTTTTTATCCAATCTAATTGTTGTAAAAATATATTCCAAGATGTAGGGCTTTGTATCCTCTTAACATCCATGTTATTGGTTGACCCTTCTAAATCTATAAACAAAGAATTTGGAAATTTACTTGCAAGAGTTGATTTTCCTACCCCCTCAACACCATAAATTACAACTTTTTGTGCTTTTGCTATTTTTCCTGAATTTATTTCAAACATTAAAATGCACCTGCCTTCCAATTATTAGTATTATTTTCTATCTTTCCATCTTCTATAATTACGCTGCACTCTTCGCCTTTAGAAACTCTAGTAGCAATAACTTGCAAGTCTTGCTTTTCAATCCAAGCCCCAAATTCTTTTAATGTATCTAAATCTAATTGTTCTAACTTGTCCATAAGCACGAATCCACATTCAGGATTTAACGCTTTTACAATTGATGTAGCAACAACTAACTGTTCACTACTTGACATCCCATCCCATTTTTGTCCGTTAAAAGTAAGTTCTCCGTCTTCTATAGATAAGCCATTTAATGGTAAATTTGCATTTTTAAGAAGCGACATTTTTTTATTTCTAATATCAGCAAGTTTTTCAGAAAGTTCATCATATTGCATTTTAAATTTATTTGCTTCATCTTGAGCTCTATATTTATTTAAATTTTCATCAATCTTTTTGTTTATAAGTTCAATATTATTTATTGAATTTACTATTTCTTCTGTTGATTCATCTTTAAGTTCTTCAACTGTTTTTTTAGCATTTAAGATATTATCAACCCTATTATTTAACCTTGATAAAACTTCATCTTTTTTAATTTGGAGCTCTTTTATTTTTTCTTCTAAGTTTTTATATAACTCTTGGTCTGATTCTTGACTTCTTACAAGCTCTTTAAGATTTTCTCTATGTTTTTGATTTTCTCCGTTTTTATAAAGTATAGATTGTTGCTCGTTTATCAAATCAATTACTGATATTTTTTCTCTTGGAACATCTTTATGTTCAATAAGCTCATCTGCATACTTTTGTTTTTGGTCTTTTATCCGACCTATCTCGTATCTTTCATTGTATGTTCTTTGTTCTTGATTTAATAATTTTTGAAATTCTTCTTCAAGCCCTATTAATCCTAAAAGCATTCTTCCTTTTTCTAAATTACTTGCTTCCATAAATTTTGGAATATCTAAAGCAAAAGTTGAGATAAAACTATCTAATAATTGCTGACCTGCTTTTTGTCCGCTAGGGTCTGTTACTTTTAAATCTGAATTTTTTCCTTTTCTTTCAACTACCAATCCATTTGTTAAAGTTAGTTTTAAGTAAGGATCCAAAACAGAATCATCATTTTTGGGATTAGTAGGTTTATATTTATTTCCACCTAATACCCACGCTATACTGTCAAGTATTGAAGTCTTCCCTTGGCGATTATTCCCACCTATTATAGTTAGACCATTTTTTGATGGTTCTAATTCAATAGCTTTAATTCTTTTTACATTTTCTAGCTCTAAACTATTAATTTTTATTGACATATAGCCCCCTAATCTACAATTCGAACATGGCCTATAGCCCAATCCATGATTAATTCTGCTATATCTCCAATATTCATATTTGATTCATCTGCAAGTTGTTTTATAGTGTTATAAGTTTCTTCTGATACTCGAACTTGTCTTCCATCACGAACACGATTATTTTTTATTTTTCTTATTCTTAATATATTTTCTTTCATTTTTTCTCCTTAATTATTTTATTTGTGTTATAATTAAGTAAATAAGGTGGTGCTTATTTACTATGCTGGTGTTTTACATCGGCTTTTTTCTTTTTTTCATATCTGTGTACAAAAATCTAATCAAAAATATCAGTGGCACTATAAATATCTCTCCACCTATCGCAAAGTAACCTCTATTATTAAAACCATCTATCATCGCTATAACTGTTATTAATACACATACTAGAGCTAATAAGATGTAATGCTTGTCAATTTTTCGTTTTTTCATAATTCCCCCTTTAAATATTTCTCAAGCCTAATTTTATAAATGTAGTATTCATAATTTTTAGGATGCTTGACTGCTACCCCGAACGGAAATACTCCTTGTTGAAGTGCAAGTCTGAGTGCTTGTTCTGAAATATTTAGCTTTTCAGACGCTTCTTTTATATTTACTGTTTGCAAATCTTTCATTGTTTTATTTCCTTTTGTTAATTACCAATTTTCATTAGAATTTGAATAATTTTTACTGAGGCTAGTTCGCTAGTCTCTTTCTTTATATTCAATAACTGTATATTCTCCATCTGCTTTTATTGTGTAATTGCTTCTATCGTCAAATATTTCTTTTTCTTCCATTCTCTCTCCTTTCTGTGGTTGGTGTTATTTTACGGTTTAACCGTGTTATCGATTAAAAAATTAATGGAATCATAAGATATTCCATAAAGCTTTTCTATTTCAGGTAATTTATTAACTTTTGGGAATGTTCTTCCTTTTTCCCAACTTATCAATGTAGGTTCAGAAACGTTTAGCCATTTAGAAGCTTCCAACGTGCTTAACCCTTTATTAACCCTTAACGCTTTTAAAGTGTATTTCTTTGTCACTCTCTCACCTCCTTGTGTGTTATTTTTTTATCCTTTGCTATAATAGTTATAGAAAGGAGGTATATATGAAACTTGATTTTGATATTGTTCGTAAAGTTTTAATTGAAATAGAAAATATTGACTCTTTGAATAAGGAATTAATTTATAAACCTAATTCTGATGGAGAGAACGTTATATACGCTCTTATAAAACTTGAAGAAGCCAATATGATTAATTGTCATGTGATTCGTGCAGATAACGGAATAGTTATGGTTAGAGTGTTTTCGTTAACATGGCAAGGTCATCAATTATTAGATGATATTAGGTCTTCAAAAGCTTTTAATTTCGCTAAATCAAAATTAAAAGACGTCGGGTCATTTTCAATCTCAATATTAGGACAAGTTGCTAGTCAATACTTATTAAATCAGTTAGGCTTATAGTCCAAATTTTCTTTTTTCTATAAGCTCTTCCAACGAGGTGTTTTTTATATATTCAAAAGAATATATAGGACATCTCGCATTTTTTTTAAATGAAAATAAATCTATAAAATTCCACTTGCTTTGTTGAAAATTATTTGATAAAAGCCAAATTTTCTTATGTTCTCCAAGCTCTTCAAGTAAATCTCGTTTATTTAATTCTTCAATCAATTCTTCGCTTGATATTTTTGATAAGTCCATATTCCCCTCCTTTACACAAAATTCATTATTATATTAATCACAGTTAAAGCAATTAATATATAAAGTAATATCTTTATTGTCTTTTCATTATTTTTCATATATAATTACAAGTGAGATAGTTAAGGCTTATCGCCCTAACTTATCTACTATTTTTGAGATGATGTCAATCACTTTTTCAATTATCATCAGTATCGTTAGTGCTATGATTAATTTGTGATTGTCATCTTTTTTTATATCTCTTTTCCGTTTTCTTCTCACTTGTTTGCCCCCTTTCTTCAACTTATGAATATATATTATCACGGTTAAAACGTGTTGTCAATACTTTTTTAAGTTTTTTTTATATTTTTTTATGTTCTACTTAAATTTATTATTGTTTTTACCGTGAATATGTGATATATTAGTAATTAATAAAGGAGATGTAATTATGAAAAATTTAGAGAACAAAGAAATTTTTGCTAAAAATCTTAAATATTATATGGATAAAAACAATTTAGATAGAAATAAATTATGTGAAGACCTAGATTTAAAATATATGACTTTAAGCGATTGGATAAATGCAAAAACATATCCAAGAATTGACAAAATAGAGTTATTAGCCGACTACTTCAAAATTAATAAGTCCGATTTGATAGAAGATAAAACCACTCCCCCACTCCCTAAAGAATTTATCCCTTTAACAAAAATAAAGAAAATCCCAATACTAGGATATGCTCCATGTGGCTCATTTAGTTGGGCAGAAGAAGATTTTCAAGGATATTTTGTCGCTGATGAACTTATAAAAGCTGATTATTGTTTAGTCGCAAAAGGCGATTCAATGATTGACGCTGATATAAATGACGGTGATATTGTATTCATGAAGCATACTCAAGAGGTTGAAAATGGACGTATAGCAGTAGTTAGGATTGATGATACTGTAACACTTAAAAAGGTAATAAAACTCTCCGATAAAGTCATTCTACAGCCTTATAATAATGAATACGAACCTATTATACTTCAAGATGAACCTAAAGCAAGTATCGTTGGAGAGATGGTTGGGGTTTATAAGGTTAGGTAGGTTGGTTGGAGATACAGTTTTTCTTAAAAAAACTCCTGATGTTGAGAATGGGAAAATAGCTGCTGTATTAATCGACAATGAAGCAACACTAAAAAAAGTAATTAAAACAAA
Protein-coding regions in this window:
- a CDS encoding DUF2513 domain-containing protein gives rise to the protein MKLDFDIVRKVLIEIENIDSLNKELIYKPNSDGENVIYALIKLEEANMINCHVIRADNGIVMVRVFSLTWQGHQLLDDIRSSKAFNFAKSKLKDVGSFSISILGQVASQYLLNQLGL
- a CDS encoding DUF669 domain-containing protein — its product is MSELQDRALSWDEEISQESEFILLDEGDYSYKVEQVEKTYFNGSEKMAPCPQAIIHLIVNDQVRLKTNLFLNTKSEWKLSEFFVSIGLKKKGEPLKMNWTKVQGATGRLTLSHREYKGQKYNEVNRFLEPEASQSWTGGTF
- a CDS encoding AAA family ATPase, with translation MSIKINSLELENVKRIKAIELEPSKNGLTIIGGNNRQGKTSILDSIAWVLGGNKYKPTNPKNDDSVLDPYLKLTLTNGLVVERKGKNSDLKVTDPSGQKAGQQLLDSFISTFALDIPKFMEASNLEKGRMLLGLIGLEEEFQKLLNQEQRTYNERYEIGRIKDQKQKYADELIEHKDVPREKISVIDLINEQQSILYKNGENQKHRENLKELVRSQESDQELYKNLEEKIKELQIKKDEVLSRLNNRVDNILNAKKTVEELKDESTEEIVNSINNIELINKKIDENLNKYRAQDEANKFKMQYDELSEKLADIRNKKMSLLKNANLPLNGLSIEDGELTFNGQKWDGMSSSEQLVVATSIVKALNPECGFVLMDKLEQLDLDTLKEFGAWIEKQDLQVIATRVSKGEECSVIIEDGKIENNTNNWKAGAF
- a CDS encoding AAA family ATPase; this encodes MNNNKINFKGFLKNVDPSMLDYQEWLNVGMALQHEGYSAFDWEEWSKRDTERYKPGECYIKWNTFNGNSSPVTGGTIVEYAKQQGYKFQNKKEDFALDWTDTISDELVVVDYNYLEEKELKIPSNDEFNPVKEIKTYIETLFEATDYVGYVTETYDYDGKLLPTKGVYSKTAGQILEELNKYNDIESVIGTYNKIAGAWVRFNPLDGKGVKNENVTDFRYALVESDNIDIGKQEAILRELELPIKILVYSGGKSVHAIVRIDANTYEEYRKRVDYLYKVCEKNGFGIDKQNRNPSRLSRLPGIIRGDSKQFIIDKNIGKSSFEDWEEWIEGVNDDLPEPESLKEVFNNLPELSPSLIDGVLRQGHKMLLAGPSKAGKSYLMIQLVIALAEGKKWLGWDCAKGKVLYVNLELDKASALHRFKDVYKALGYEPNNLKNIEIWNLRGKAVPMDKLAPKLIRRAQKKNYIAVVIDPIYKVITGDENSASEMANFTNQFDKVATELGCAVIYAHHHSKGSQGSKRSMDRASGSGVFARDPDALLDVIQLEYDEKMKDIEESRLTGSFLSRLIKQRNLEYYTNKITANDEKLETKMRYHAEQIYSKIELEEIEKEIFKIKDDARHKTAWRIEGTLREFRSFDPVNIWFKYPIHELDDKKVLEKVIPQGEKPAWQQAQENIKSPEEKKEERMKALEVAFKACSVEGDVTIEDLSDYLGVTNRTVWNRIKEHKGFETKKIDGQKESIVTLKEEK
- a CDS encoding LexA family protein, encoding MGFIRLGRLVGDTVFLKKTPDVENGKIAAVLIDNEATLKKVIKTNDVIILQPCNSNSNLYKPILLDGKEDTMILGEMVGVYHPYKK
- a CDS encoding ATP-binding protein codes for the protein MFEINSGKIAKAQKVVIYGVEGVGKSTLASKFPNSLFIDLEGSTNNMDVKRIQSPTSWNIFLQQLDWIKKEKPCETLVIDTLDFLEEYLCKPYVVASRPNSNGQYVKNIEDYGYGAGYKHLADVWGKDLLNKLSEVVDSGINVVLLAHSTQRKVDSPDQLGSYDKYELKLEKKTASLTKEWADLLLFLNFKTEVTTIKDGMTTKRKGTGQERKMFTTNHPAYDAKNRHSLSDELELDYSMISHIFNKDKKEKFYVNNENEAFKVEVGSKEDKVIEKINEELPVKEKNREISENEFTLLKDDERQKIPFDEVKDDLFKGQVNVFENKLDVKNKSLRDLMQANGLTVEQVEKAVTKRGYFPEGTGINNYPDEFVNQVLVGAFEQIIKFIKENNI
- a CDS encoding DEAD/DEAH box helicase: MTEIKLRPYQEEAKEKVLKEWEEGRDKTLLVLPTGTGKTVVFSKIIEERVKKGDRVLILAHRGELLEQASDKLKKTTGLVTATEKAEETSLGSFFRVTVGSVQTLMREKRLKNFDKNHFGTIIIDEAHHVMSDSYQKVLNHFKSAKILGVTATPDRGDMKNLGAFFESLAYEYSLPKAIKDGYLSKIKALTIPLELDLSKVRGQAGDFKVSDLGSALDPYLEQIANEMWKVAKDKKIVVFLPLIDTSVKMTNLLNKVGFNAVEINGSSPDREEILNDFEKGKYNVLCNSMLLTEGWDCPSVDCVVVLRPTKVRSLYSQMVGRGTRLYPGKEHLLLLDFLWHTERHQLCRPSHLITTNEKVQKKMDEKTEENPNEEFDIEELESKSAEEVIQEREQALAEQLKEMRKRKRKLVDPIQFEMSIMDSDLENYVPNFGWEMAPASKKQIDTLEKLGILPDSIDNAGKAAMILDKLSKRREQGLTTPKQIRFLENKGFLHVGKWTFESASKMISRISMNNWVVPNGIDPKTYMPGGVNEQQ
- a CDS encoding LexA family transcriptional regulator, which encodes MKNLENKEIFAKNLKYYMDKNNLDRNKLCEDLDLKYMTLSDWINAKTYPRIDKIELLADYFKINKSDLIEDKTTPPLPKEFIPLTKIKKIPILGYAPCGSFSWAEEDFQGYFVADELIKADYCLVAKGDSMIDADINDGDIVFMKHTQEVENGRIAVVRIDDTVTLKKVIKLSDKVILQPYNNEYEPIILQDEPKASIVGEMVGVYKVR
- a CDS encoding helix-turn-helix transcriptional regulator, with translation MTKKYTLKALRVNKGLSTLEASKWLNVSEPTLISWEKGRTFPKVNKLPEIEKLYGISYDSINFLIDNTVKP